One Luteolibacter flavescens genomic region harbors:
- a CDS encoding TetR family transcriptional regulator, with the protein MARKTKEDTQKTITAILDAAEQVFCIHGVAKATIAQIADAAGVSKGAVYGHFDDKIEVCIAVCERGVADLRLAMSSPVPGKPLESLYRWGMEHMRLFNDSKSYRNVGEILWMKCERSPEFERIHRIREIWEEKAFRFVEKCIRRAIATGDLPPGTDPELSNLYLHSVLDGLMATCYYTDRISPDKIMEHTGRMLRMGLLSISRLMWDEVNIPEDRFFQTLRRGNVALKK; encoded by the coding sequence ATGGCCCGTAAGACCAAAGAAGACACGCAGAAGACGATCACCGCCATCCTCGACGCCGCGGAGCAGGTCTTCTGCATTCATGGGGTGGCAAAGGCGACCATCGCGCAGATCGCCGATGCCGCGGGCGTGTCGAAGGGCGCGGTGTACGGTCACTTCGACGACAAGATCGAGGTCTGCATCGCCGTCTGCGAGCGTGGTGTCGCGGACCTGCGGCTCGCGATGTCATCGCCGGTGCCGGGCAAGCCGCTGGAGTCACTCTACCGATGGGGGATGGAGCACATGCGCCTCTTCAACGACTCGAAGTCCTACCGGAATGTCGGCGAGATCCTGTGGATGAAGTGCGAGCGCAGTCCGGAATTCGAACGCATTCACCGCATCCGTGAGATCTGGGAGGAGAAGGCTTTCCGCTTCGTGGAGAAGTGCATCCGCCGCGCCATCGCAACCGGCGACCTGCCGCCCGGCACGGATCCCGAGTTGAGCAATCTCTACCTCCACTCCGTGCTCGATGGTCTCATGGCGACCTGCTACTATACGGATCGTATTTCGCCGGACAAGATCATGGAGCACACCGGCAGGATGCTGAGGATGGGACTGCTCTCCATCTCGCGGCTCATGTGGGACGAAGTGAATATCCCCGAGGATCGATTTTTCCAGACCCTCCGCCGCGGGAACGTCGCGCTGAAGAAATAG
- a CDS encoding cysteine peptidase family C39 domain-containing protein: protein MSAAVTLCLVILLFVALHVAAWKLTVDRRRTVQTAVALLLTMLCLPGAWFAFYYLHILPEPPLLYQLRSLPFGEGFLAFFGAAAGAWRNVLPGLLKLLPTSGGMCLLAIPFLKPIVHPIDLAGLHERWDGDVCYQSSGVTCGPASAANILRFLGDTGATEKDLAREAWSSQSSTEAWHLARALRERGYHVKFLAPDGLPSREHLPGILGTGTKMAGHFIAVLEITDEEIHYIDPLRGRVRIPLDEFEEWVEMEPFFMSVQRGG from the coding sequence ATGAGCGCGGCGGTCACCCTCTGTTTGGTGATCCTGCTCTTCGTGGCGCTGCACGTGGCGGCCTGGAAATTGACGGTGGACCGTCGCCGCACCGTCCAGACGGCCGTGGCGTTGCTCCTGACCATGCTCTGCCTGCCGGGCGCGTGGTTTGCATTCTACTATCTCCACATTCTGCCGGAGCCGCCCCTGCTCTATCAGCTCCGGTCGCTGCCATTCGGTGAGGGATTTCTCGCATTCTTCGGTGCTGCTGCCGGGGCTTGGCGCAATGTTCTGCCCGGGCTTCTCAAGCTGCTGCCGACCAGCGGCGGCATGTGTTTGCTGGCCATTCCTTTCCTCAAGCCGATCGTCCATCCCATCGATCTCGCAGGACTGCACGAGCGCTGGGATGGCGATGTCTGTTATCAGAGTTCAGGGGTCACCTGTGGCCCCGCGAGCGCTGCGAACATCCTGCGCTTCCTCGGCGATACAGGAGCCACCGAAAAAGATCTCGCCCGCGAAGCGTGGAGTTCCCAGAGCAGCACGGAAGCATGGCACCTCGCCCGCGCGCTGCGGGAACGAGGCTACCACGTGAAATTCCTCGCTCCGGACGGACTGCCTTCAAGAGAGCACCTGCCAGGCATCCTCGGCACAGGCACCAAGATGGCAGGCCACTTCATCGCCGTGCTCGAGATCACGGATGAGGAGATCCATTACATCGATCCCTTGCGAGGCCGTGTTCGCATCCCGCTGGATGAATTCGAGGAGTGGGTGGAAATGGAGCCTTTCTTCATGTCCGTCCAGCGCGGTGGCTGA
- a CDS encoding thiazole synthase has protein sequence MSQPLVIAGREFSSRLFTGTGKFSSNESMRDALEASGTQIVTVALRRADLTGKADPYANILEYIDAEKYLLLPNTSGAMNAEEAVRLARLAAAAGLPKWVKLEIHPDPTYLLPDPIETLRAAEILVKEGFTVLPYINADPVLAKRLQEAGTATVMPLGAPIGSNKGVATRDQIRIIVEQATVPVVVDAGLGAPSHAAEAMELGADAVLINTAIAVASDPVRMAIAFKKAVEAGREAYELGLPERNDAASATSPLTGFLNNA, from the coding sequence ATGTCCCAGCCGCTTGTCATTGCCGGTCGCGAGTTTTCCTCCCGCCTCTTCACGGGTACCGGAAAATTTTCTTCGAATGAATCGATGCGCGACGCATTGGAAGCATCCGGCACGCAGATCGTGACCGTGGCGCTGCGCCGCGCCGACCTCACCGGCAAGGCCGACCCGTATGCGAATATCCTGGAATACATCGACGCGGAAAAATACCTGCTACTGCCAAATACCAGCGGCGCGATGAACGCAGAGGAGGCCGTGCGCCTGGCCCGTCTCGCCGCCGCCGCGGGCCTGCCGAAGTGGGTGAAGCTGGAGATCCACCCCGACCCGACCTACCTCCTTCCGGACCCCATCGAGACTCTGAGGGCCGCCGAGATCCTCGTGAAAGAGGGCTTCACCGTGCTGCCTTACATCAATGCCGACCCGGTGCTGGCGAAGCGCCTGCAGGAAGCGGGCACAGCCACCGTGATGCCGCTGGGCGCACCCATCGGATCGAACAAGGGCGTGGCCACCCGCGATCAGATCCGCATCATCGTCGAGCAGGCGACCGTGCCTGTGGTCGTGGATGCCGGTCTCGGGGCACCCAGCCACGCTGCCGAGGCAATGGAACTGGGTGCCGACGCCGTGCTCATCAATACTGCCATCGCCGTCGCGTCGGACCCTGTCCGCATGGCAATCGCTTTCAAGAAGGCCGTCGAGGCCGGTCGCGAGGCCTATGAGCTCGGCCTGCCCGAGCGCAACGATGCGGCCTCTGCCACCAGCCCGCTGACAGGCTTCCTGAACAACGCATGA
- a CDS encoding DUF2071 domain-containing protein, translated as MPPLPSITGLIRRRLLVNYRVDPGVVAPLLPEGFRPKLHDGHSIAGICLIRLEDIRPKILPAWAGITSENVAYRIAVLWDEEDGTTREGVYIPRRDTSSLANHLAGGRVFPGEHHLADFIVCDDGGMIEIKSRARDGGMTLSLSATETEDFPVSSCFRSLEESSAFFENGSVGYSSTKDCCRLDAIRLETHDWKVRPLAVSTVKSSYFDDPALFPAGSAVFDHALIMRDIPHEWHGMEGRRIAVPA; from the coding sequence ATGCCGCCCCTGCCCTCAATCACCGGTCTGATCCGTCGCCGACTGCTGGTCAACTACCGGGTCGATCCCGGGGTGGTAGCGCCCCTGCTGCCGGAGGGCTTTCGCCCGAAGCTGCATGATGGACATTCCATCGCGGGCATCTGCCTGATCCGTCTGGAAGACATACGTCCGAAGATACTCCCGGCATGGGCTGGCATCACCAGTGAGAATGTGGCGTATCGCATCGCCGTGCTGTGGGATGAGGAAGATGGCACGACTCGTGAAGGCGTCTATATCCCCAGGCGCGACACCAGTTCGCTGGCGAATCACCTTGCGGGCGGCCGGGTTTTCCCAGGCGAGCATCATCTCGCGGACTTCATCGTCTGCGATGACGGCGGGATGATCGAGATCAAGAGCCGCGCCCGCGATGGCGGCATGACACTTTCGCTGAGCGCTACGGAGACCGAAGATTTTCCCGTCTCATCCTGCTTTCGTTCGCTGGAGGAATCGTCGGCATTTTTTGAAAATGGCAGCGTCGGCTATTCCTCCACCAAGGATTGCTGCCGCCTTGATGCCATTCGTCTGGAGACTCACGATTGGAAGGTCCGCCCGCTGGCCGTCTCCACCGTGAAGTCTTCCTACTTCGACGATCCCGCGCTCTTCCCGGCTGGGAGCGCCGTCTTCGACCACGCCCTCATCATGCGCGACATCCCGCACGAGTGGCATGGGATGGAGGGCCGCCGGATCGCGGTGCCCGCGTGA
- a CDS encoding malate dehydrogenase produces the protein MNTPITVSVTGAAGQIGYALLFRIASGALFGPDQPVNLRLIEIEPGMAALKGVVMELDDCAFPLLREVVPTSDLDEGFRGTNWALLVGSVPRKAGMERGDLLGINGKIFTGQGQAIARNAAADVRTLVVGNPCNTNALICAANADGVPKDRFFAMTRLDENRAKSQLAQKAGVHHSEVSNLCIWGNHSATQYPDFTNAKIAGKAVTDVISDEEWLKGDFIKTVQQRGAAIIAARGASSAASAANAAIDTVVSLVNPTPAGDWHSVAVYSDGSHYGIAKGIMASMPIRTISNGTWEVVDGVPVSEFSQGKIDATINELLEEREAVKDLIPA, from the coding sequence ATGAATACCCCTATCACCGTATCCGTGACCGGCGCGGCAGGCCAGATTGGCTATGCCCTGCTCTTCCGCATCGCATCCGGCGCCCTTTTCGGACCCGACCAGCCCGTGAACCTACGGCTCATCGAAATCGAGCCGGGCATGGCCGCGCTCAAGGGCGTGGTGATGGAGCTGGATGACTGCGCCTTCCCGCTGCTGCGCGAGGTGGTGCCGACTTCGGATCTCGACGAGGGATTCCGCGGCACGAACTGGGCCCTGCTCGTCGGCTCCGTGCCGCGCAAGGCCGGTATGGAGCGTGGCGACCTGCTCGGCATCAATGGCAAGATCTTCACCGGCCAAGGCCAGGCGATCGCCCGCAATGCCGCCGCTGATGTCCGCACGCTGGTCGTCGGAAACCCTTGCAACACCAACGCCCTGATCTGCGCCGCGAATGCCGATGGCGTTCCGAAGGACCGCTTCTTCGCGATGACCCGCCTCGATGAGAATCGCGCGAAGAGTCAACTTGCCCAGAAGGCCGGCGTGCATCATTCAGAGGTCTCGAATCTCTGCATCTGGGGCAATCACTCTGCTACCCAGTATCCCGATTTCACCAATGCGAAGATCGCGGGCAAGGCCGTGACCGACGTGATCTCCGACGAGGAATGGCTAAAGGGCGACTTCATCAAGACCGTGCAGCAACGCGGAGCCGCCATCATCGCCGCACGCGGCGCATCCTCCGCCGCTTCCGCCGCAAATGCCGCGATCGACACCGTGGTCAGCTTGGTCAACCCGACCCCGGCCGGCGACTGGCATAGCGTGGCGGTTTACTCGGACGGCAGCCACTACGGCATTGCCAAGGGGATCATGGCCTCGATGCCGATCCGCACGATCTCGAATGGCACCTGGGAGGTTGTCGACGGCGTGCCGGTCAGTGAGTTCAGCCAAGGCAAGATCGACGCCACGATCAACGAGCTGCTTGAGGAACGCGAGGCGGTCAAAGACCTCATCCCTGCCTAA
- the hpt gene encoding hypoxanthine phosphoribosyltransferase, whose protein sequence is MENDIERVLVDEDVILKRLDVMALEIRKDFPGEVLVVVVLLKGALVFAADLLRRVPRMLEMECINVASYHGGTESSGVVSFLDHKLPDVKGRKVLVLDDILDTGRTLKAVVDRLYVEGASVVKTGVLLSKDKPHAENISADYVGFLIGDEFVVGYGLDYQGRYRNLPYVGVLKAEAQ, encoded by the coding sequence ATGGAGAACGATATCGAGCGCGTGCTGGTGGATGAGGATGTGATCCTCAAGCGGCTCGACGTGATGGCGCTGGAGATCCGCAAGGACTTCCCCGGTGAAGTGCTCGTGGTCGTGGTGCTCCTGAAAGGTGCCCTTGTTTTCGCCGCGGACCTCCTGCGACGGGTCCCCCGCATGCTGGAGATGGAGTGCATCAATGTGGCCAGCTACCACGGCGGCACCGAGAGCAGCGGCGTGGTCAGCTTCCTGGATCACAAGCTGCCGGATGTGAAGGGACGCAAGGTGCTGGTGCTCGATGACATCCTCGACACCGGCCGCACACTGAAAGCCGTGGTGGACCGCCTCTATGTGGAAGGCGCCTCCGTCGTGAAAACTGGCGTGCTTTTGTCGAAAGACAAGCCACACGCGGAAAACATCTCGGCAGATTATGTAGGCTTCCTGATCGGGGATGAATTCGTCGTCGGCTACGGGCTCGATTATCAAGGGAGATACCGCAATCTGCCCTATGTAGGAGTGCTGAAGGCAGAAGCACAGTAA
- a CDS encoding DUF4185 domain-containing protein — MKPFTLLALLSGGVVFAADPCRVEIVDKENGWPVPLVELRTTHEARYVSDNAGLIALDDPDLLGREVWFHVKGHGYGVKKDGFGYEGVRVTPKAGETIRVEVERRNVAKRLGRLTGAGLFAEELKLGGKERLPESGVYGCDSVLLARQGGKLFWLWGDTTLPGYPLGVFQSTAALTSGQPVADFKPPLAIPYELFRDEKDKPRGVAPMPGEGPTWLSGMIELPDADGSRHLVATYSKIKGHLDEYEIGLCKWDATKNSFVRHTILWKEGDGEKGVIPRGHPFVWKDDLGKEWVLFGDPFPTMRCPANLGDWGNRERWEKIAEPPAPRSAEDGSEVKPHRGSVAWNASRKRWISVFTQTFGKPSAFGEIWYAEAESPMGPWGKAVKILTHDNYTFYNPRIHPELTPDDAGFIVFEGTYTAEFANHAQPTPRYNYNQMLYRLDLDDPKLAEARE, encoded by the coding sequence ATGAAGCCCTTCACCCTGCTCGCCCTCCTATCCGGCGGAGTCGTTTTTGCCGCCGATCCCTGCCGCGTGGAAATCGTGGACAAGGAGAACGGCTGGCCTGTCCCGCTCGTGGAACTGCGGACCACGCACGAAGCCCGCTACGTCAGCGACAATGCCGGGCTGATCGCGCTGGATGACCCCGACCTGCTCGGCCGCGAAGTGTGGTTTCATGTGAAGGGCCACGGCTACGGGGTGAAAAAGGATGGCTTTGGCTATGAGGGTGTCCGCGTCACTCCGAAGGCGGGTGAAACCATCCGAGTCGAGGTGGAGCGCCGGAATGTCGCCAAGCGCCTCGGACGGTTGACCGGCGCGGGACTATTTGCGGAAGAATTGAAACTTGGCGGCAAAGAGCGGCTTCCCGAGTCCGGCGTGTATGGCTGCGACTCGGTGCTGCTGGCGCGGCAAGGCGGGAAGCTATTTTGGCTATGGGGCGACACCACCCTGCCCGGCTATCCGCTGGGGGTCTTCCAATCAACCGCAGCGCTCACATCCGGGCAGCCCGTCGCGGATTTCAAGCCGCCGCTCGCGATCCCCTACGAACTCTTCCGCGATGAGAAGGACAAGCCGAGAGGCGTCGCGCCGATGCCCGGCGAAGGCCCCACATGGCTCTCCGGGATGATCGAGCTGCCCGACGCCGATGGCAGCAGGCACCTCGTGGCGACCTACTCGAAGATCAAGGGTCACCTCGACGAATACGAGATCGGCCTGTGCAAATGGGATGCCACGAAGAACAGCTTCGTGCGCCACACCATCCTGTGGAAAGAGGGCGACGGGGAAAAAGGCGTCATCCCGCGCGGGCATCCCTTTGTCTGGAAGGATGACCTCGGCAAGGAGTGGGTGCTTTTCGGAGATCCCTTTCCCACCATGCGATGCCCGGCGAACCTCGGTGATTGGGGGAATCGAGAGCGATGGGAAAAGATCGCCGAGCCCCCTGCCCCGCGCTCGGCCGAGGATGGCTCGGAGGTGAAGCCGCATCGCGGATCGGTCGCGTGGAATGCCTCACGCAAGCGCTGGATCTCCGTCTTCACGCAGACCTTTGGCAAGCCCTCCGCCTTTGGCGAAATCTGGTATGCCGAGGCGGAATCGCCCATGGGCCCGTGGGGCAAGGCCGTTAAGATCCTGACGCACGACAACTATACTTTCTACAACCCCCGCATCCATCCGGAGCTCACTCCGGATGACGCGGGCTTCATCGTCTTCGAAGGGACCTACACCGCGGAATTCGCAAACCACGCCCAGCCGACCCCGCGCTACAACTACAATCAGATGCTCTACCGCCTGGACCTCGATGACCCGAAGCTAGCCGAAGCAAGGGAGTGA
- a CDS encoding formylglycine-generating enzyme family protein, which yields MKRLLLLLALLPSCKKETAASTSSSSPGVTVEVPGLEKKDGMVRLSGGTFMMGHDGSFETPYGTKSFPEEGPAHKTTVKGFWIDETEVTNAQFAEFVKATNYVTFAEREVKAEDFPEGDRSSLPEGKFTNGAIVFREDAHIEGNPNLPGRSIEWWRWDPKANWQHPTGEGSSIVGKENHPVVCVNFDDAAAYAKWANKRMPTEAEWEFAARGGMEGKIYTWGDELKPGDRWMANTWQGEFPNKNSGDDGFTASAPVRSFPANAYGLYDMAGNVWEFCSDLYDPAYYTDCDPDNPQGPATWVHDNGVKGDGKIRRVIKGGSFLCHVSYCMRYRPAARHSQDIESPTNHAGFRCVRDLDVAK from the coding sequence ATGAAGCGATTGCTCCTGCTGCTCGCCCTGCTGCCGTCCTGCAAGAAGGAGACGGCAGCGTCCACCTCATCCTCTTCTCCCGGGGTCACGGTGGAAGTCCCGGGGTTGGAAAAGAAAGATGGGATGGTCCGGCTTTCCGGCGGAACTTTCATGATGGGGCACGACGGGTCATTTGAAACGCCCTATGGCACGAAGAGCTTCCCCGAGGAAGGCCCAGCGCACAAGACGACGGTCAAGGGCTTCTGGATCGACGAGACCGAGGTGACGAATGCCCAGTTCGCGGAATTCGTGAAGGCGACGAACTACGTCACCTTCGCCGAGCGCGAGGTGAAAGCGGAGGATTTCCCCGAGGGAGACCGCTCCAGCCTGCCGGAGGGGAAATTCACCAATGGCGCGATCGTCTTCCGCGAGGACGCCCACATCGAGGGCAATCCGAACCTGCCAGGCCGCTCGATCGAGTGGTGGCGCTGGGACCCGAAGGCAAACTGGCAGCACCCGACCGGCGAAGGCAGCAGCATCGTGGGCAAGGAGAATCACCCCGTGGTCTGCGTGAACTTCGACGACGCCGCTGCCTATGCGAAGTGGGCGAACAAGCGCATGCCCACCGAAGCGGAGTGGGAATTCGCCGCGCGTGGCGGAATGGAGGGAAAGATTTACACCTGGGGTGACGAGCTGAAGCCCGGCGACCGGTGGATGGCGAATACCTGGCAGGGCGAGTTTCCCAACAAGAACAGCGGCGACGACGGCTTCACGGCCAGCGCCCCGGTGAGGTCCTTCCCCGCGAACGCCTACGGACTGTATGACATGGCGGGCAACGTGTGGGAGTTTTGCAGCGATCTCTACGACCCCGCCTATTATACCGACTGCGATCCGGACAATCCACAGGGTCCCGCGACCTGGGTGCACGACAACGGCGTGAAGGGCGATGGCAAGATTCGTCGTGTCATCAAGGGCGGCTCCTTCCTCTGCCACGTTAGCTACTGCATGCGCTATCGCCCTGCGGCCCGGCATTCCCAGGACATCGAGTCTCCGACGAATCATGCGGGCTTTCGGTGTGTAAGGGATCTCGACGTGGCGAAGTAA
- a CDS encoding MFS transporter, protein MSDRSLYPLRDLPKQRQIWSWISYDVANQSFTLIINTLLFSIFFGKVVVQDDTKDDTLWAIGFGGSMLLAAILSPIFGAAADERGWKKSGLIVTGTICGVFTCLLALIQPGQIWLALLLYIPANCAFALGENFLASFLPALASEKDIGRLSGFSWGLAYLAALLLLALTAGSMLLFKVESVENWRPYFVFAGLWFLAFMIPTIRGLKEPAITQVEHPGRNFVVDGFQRLAESIRHLKGYRDLGLLMLASFFYGTGMSVVVSFASKLAEEYGFDQVKLVLFLAVITVSGIIGTFIPMKFQDRIGHRRITVMLLFVWILAATGFAAYAYLHDSHTAAGGTDYPTWPLWIIGNLLGFGLGSLGSANRAFVGYLSPPEKAAEMFGVWGFMFKLAAVMTIPFAWMKDKSGTPPALLLLAGFIIIGIVFTLMVDEKRGYAAAQRGSK, encoded by the coding sequence ATGAGTGATCGAAGCCTCTATCCGCTCCGCGACCTGCCGAAGCAACGCCAGATCTGGAGCTGGATCTCCTATGACGTGGCAAACCAGTCCTTCACGCTGATCATCAACACGCTGCTCTTCTCCATCTTCTTCGGCAAGGTGGTGGTGCAGGACGACACGAAGGACGACACCCTGTGGGCCATCGGCTTCGGCGGCAGCATGCTGCTGGCCGCCATCCTGTCTCCCATCTTCGGGGCGGCTGCCGACGAGCGGGGATGGAAAAAGAGCGGGCTGATCGTCACCGGAACGATCTGCGGTGTCTTCACCTGCCTGCTGGCGCTCATCCAGCCCGGCCAGATCTGGCTCGCGCTGCTGCTTTATATCCCGGCAAATTGCGCCTTCGCCCTGGGGGAGAATTTCCTCGCTAGCTTCCTTCCTGCGCTGGCATCGGAAAAGGATATCGGGCGTCTCAGCGGCTTTTCGTGGGGCCTCGCTTATCTGGCCGCGCTGCTGCTGCTGGCGCTGACGGCGGGGAGCATGCTGCTCTTCAAGGTCGAGAGCGTGGAAAATTGGCGACCTTATTTCGTCTTCGCGGGGCTGTGGTTCCTCGCGTTCATGATCCCCACGATTCGCGGGCTGAAGGAGCCGGCCATCACGCAGGTGGAGCATCCGGGCCGGAACTTCGTCGTCGATGGCTTCCAGCGCCTCGCCGAGAGCATCAGGCACTTGAAAGGCTACCGCGATCTGGGCCTGCTGATGCTCGCATCGTTCTTCTACGGCACCGGCATGAGCGTGGTGGTCTCCTTTGCCAGCAAGCTCGCCGAGGAATATGGCTTCGACCAGGTGAAGCTGGTGCTCTTCCTCGCGGTGATCACGGTGTCCGGCATTATCGGAACCTTCATCCCGATGAAGTTCCAGGACCGCATCGGCCACCGGCGTATCACGGTCATGCTGCTCTTCGTCTGGATCCTCGCGGCGACGGGATTTGCCGCCTACGCCTACCTGCATGACTCCCACACCGCAGCGGGCGGCACCGATTACCCGACCTGGCCGCTGTGGATCATCGGGAACCTGTTAGGCTTCGGTCTCGGCTCCCTCGGTTCGGCCAACCGCGCGTTCGTCGGCTATCTCTCCCCGCCGGAAAAGGCGGCCGAGATGTTCGGCGTCTGGGGCTTCATGTTCAAGCTGGCGGCGGTGATGACGATCCCCTTCGCGTGGATGAAAGACAAGTCGGGCACTCCGCCCGCGCTGCTGCTGCTGGCGGGATTCATCATCATCGGCATCGTTTTCACCCTCATGGTGGATGAAAAGCGGGGCTACGCCGCTGCCCAAAGGGGTTCCAAGTGA